The Chryseobacterium oranimense genome contains the following window.
CTTTTGACTGGGATATGAGGGAATTTGCGGTGTACGACAACAACGGTTATATATTACAATTTGGACAGTCTGTTGATAATATTGGCAATACGGAATAAAATTTGCTATTTTTGGGGAAATATTTAGAAATTCAATGAAAAAAAATATAATAGTAGGTTTAGCGGTGGTTTTGATGTTGGCGTCATGTAATAAAGATGAGAAGATCCTGAACACTTTGAATGAGTATAACAACTCAATGACGGAGAAAGGATATCATTTCGGTGATAAGCTTGAGCTTCCGAAAGAAGTGACGGAAAATGCAGAAAGCATCAGTATCAGCTTTGGAGATAAAGAAACTTCAAGCTTAACAGTTGACCCTAAATTTTTTACATTAGGAGATAATGCCGTTACCTTCAATATCAAAACAAAAGGAGGAAAAGTGTTGAATCAGGATGCAACCATCAATGTATTTGCAAAAAATCCTGAAAAAAGCATAACCTACCAGATCGTAGCAGAATATCCGCACGATCCGAAGAATTTTGTACAAGGATTCCAGATAGAAGGCAATACCATCTATGAAAGTGACGGGCAGAACGGTTCTTCTCAAATTCTGAAATATACATTGGGCACAACAACACCTCTCGCTTCTACAAAACAGGCTCAGGAAGATTTTTCTGAAGGCAGTACCATTGTCGGAGATAAAGTGTACCAGCTGACCTGGCAAAGCAAAAAAGGTTATATCTATGATAAAAGCTCACTGAAGCTTCTTTCAGAATTCCCTTACCCGAATGTTCTGGGTGAAGGATGGGGACTTACCTATGACGGTAAAAACCTGATTGCATCGGATGGAAGCAAGCTTTTATACTTCCTTGATGCCAATAACCCTTCAAAACTGATCAAATATATTGCGGTGGCAGGAAGTTCACAGATTTACGACCAACTGAATGAACTGGAATATCATAATGGGTTCATCTATGCGAATGTATGGCAGAAGCCGGTGGTATTAAAGATCAATCCTGCAACAGGAGAAGTGGTGGGAACATTCGACTTTACCGATATTGCCAAACAGAACACCAAAGGAAGCGACGATGTGCTGAACGGAATTGCTTTTAAAGGCGAAAATATGCTTGTAACAGGTAAAAACTGGTCGAAGATCTATGAAGTTCAGATCAAATAATTCAATTGATTTACTTAAAATATATAGCGTTCCTAAGGAGCGCTATTTTTTAATAAAAGGATTAAAGAACGTTCGGTTTTTTCTTTCTTAATTAATATTAAAGATGATTCGATTAATTTTGATGCTCTTTTGGATAAAATAATTTTTCAGTATCTTGACCTCATTAAAAAAGCAGAGTGAAGTTTTTAAACATATTAATCTTTTTCCTTTTCTGTACCGTTTCCGCACAGAAATCCCTCCCTTTAGATACTTTGAAACTGAAGGAAGCTAAAGACATGCTTGCGGACGATTACGGGAATCTGTACATCTATAAAAACAAAGACTTCAGCTTTACCAAATATGATTCTCTTGGGAAACAGCTTGGAAAGATGATGCTGACAGTTCCTTATAAAGTACAATCGGTTCAGAATCCTCTAAGCGTGCCTTTGTTCTCTGAAAATGCACAGGAAATGAAATTTGTGGACCAGAATATGAATGAAATCCAGAGGATAGATTTTAAGCAGAAGTTCGGGTTTATTAAAATGGCCTATGCCGAAGACCTGCAGCAGCTGTGGCTCCTGGACGACAGCACAAAACGTCTTATTCAGTACAATTTCAGGAACGATACCACCATAAATTCTTATCCTTTTGACATCAGTTTTGATGATCTGATGGATGTGCTGGTATTTGAAAACAAAGTCTATATTTTAACCAGAAAACATATCAGGGTGTACTCTCTGAAATTTGAAAAACTTTTTGAAGCTCCGCTTGAAAACGGGAAAAGGTTCAGAAGGGAAAATGATGTTATTTTGGTGGTGGCAGACAATTCGATCCAGAAATATGATCCTGAAAAAGGAATGGTGAAGATTTTTGAAGATAAAGACGCACAAATTGTGGATAAAAACATCCTTTCTTATTTTGAAATCAAAGCCAACAAACTCTATCTTTACAACCTGGAAAAAATAAAGGAAACCAAACAGCAGGAAGAGCCTGAAACCAAGCAGGAAACTGCACCGTCTGACACAAAACCGCCATCCGAACAAGCCGTTGGCGAAGATTTGAAAAAAACTGACGGGGAGAAGAAAGAATCAGACGAAAAAGCTCCTGAAACTACTATACAGAAGCTCTTAGAAGATACTTCAGCGGTTCAGTCTGCAGGTGTTTAGTCAAATTAATAAAAAAATACTTAGGAGAATGCATATTGCAGTTACAGGAAATATTGGAGCCGGAAAAACCACTTTAACTACGATGCTTGCCAAGCATTACGGATGGGATGCACAGTTTGAAGATGTAGACCACAATCCTTACCTTGAAGATTTTTATGCGGACATGAGCAAGTGGAGCTTTGCACTACAGATTTACTTTTTGGGAAGCAGATTCCGCCAGGTAAAAGAGATCAGAGAAAGCGGCAAAAATATTATCCAGGACCGTACCATCTATGAAGACGCCCATATTTTTGCAGAAAACCTAAACGATATGAAGCTTCTTTCAGACAGGGATTTCAATAATTACGTATCTGTTTTCGGGCTGATGAAATCTTTTGTTTCTGCACCGGATCTGTTGATTTATTTAAAATCTGACGTTCCCAACCTTGTCAAAAAGATTTATAAAAGAGGAAGAGAATACGAGGCGTCTATCAGCATTGAATATCTTTCAAAACTGAACCAGAAATACGAAAAATGGATCTCCAATTATACTGAAGGTAAACTTCTTGTGATTGAGGTAGACGATCTTGATTTTGTAGAAAAGCCTGAAGACTTCGGATTTATCCTTGAAAAGATCGAAGCAGAGCTGAACGGTCTCTTTTAACAAATTTTTATCAGAATTTAAGACCGCTTTCAATTCATTTCTTCCTAAATTTGATGGGAGGAGTTTAATTTTATAAATGATTATATTATGATGGTTAAGGTTTTACATAACGGAAACTGCTCTAAATCAAATGCTGTGCTTGAGTATCTTGATGAAAACGGTGTTCCTTTCGAGATCATCAATATTGTGGAAGATCCGTTGAGCGTTTTAGAGATTAAAACAGTACTGAAGAAACTGAATCAGAGCGTATTTCATATGATCCGTAAAACAGACAAGCTGTACACGGAAAATTATGCTGATAAAAATTATTCTGAAGAGGAATGGATCAAGATCCTTTCTGAGAATCCTTCCCTGATTCAGAGGCCTATTCTGATCAAAGGATCTGTTGCCATGCTGGGAAGACCTATTGAGAATGTAAAATTTTTTATTGAAAAATAAATTAAAAAAAGTCAGCGCAAGCTGACTTTTCTTTTTTTTATAAAAGAATAACGCCTTCTATTTTGGCGACTTCCTTATAAATATTCACTACCTGATCTGCATCCAGAACAAAAGCATTGATATTGCATGCGGTGTATTTTCCGTTTTTGCTTTCGCGGTTTCCCAGTGTAAATTTGATGCCGTCAAAAACCTTATAAATTTCGGTAAGTTTTGCCTCATCTGTGGGAATAATAAATTTGAATAAATAATCTTCAGGAAAGTCGTGGTGACCTTCCAGTTTTTCCTTCAGAGAAACGTAAAATTCCTCAGGGTTTGCGTGTTGGTTTCCTTGTAATATGTCCATCTGCCATTCTTAAATTATATATAAATATAGCGAAAATTTTTCTACTTTCCAAGAGGTCCCAGCAGGGCCTTGGAATTCTGGTGTTCATAATCTTCAATGATGTAGAACAGTCCGTTCACCAGCTGCTCAGAAGCAAGTTTGCTTAATCCGCCGGCATTGACGTTACTGTTACTTCCTCCCAGAAGGCTGCCAAGAAGATTATTTCCTGAAAGAGCTGTGTTGATCGTTTTTGCAATCCCATATTCATTCAGCTTTTCATCTACTTTGGGAGCTATTGCTGCCACAAGCTGCTGGGAAGTTTTTTCTTTCAGAATCTGAGTGGCGGTAGTCCCCTGGATTATTCTGGTTACATCCTGTGCATTCAGGCTGTTTACTGCGCTTTGAAGTATGGGTTTTGAAGTGTTAACAGTATAAGCTGCGGCCTGGGCAATGAAATCCCTTTCTTTAGCCACTAGCGAAGGTGCAATTTTTTCCAGCGTAGAATTAATATCTCTAAGTTCCTTCGGAAGAGCTTTATCTACCATATTATTCTGTAGGAAAGCTTCCTTATTGCTGTAGATTCCCATCCCTTTATCTATCCCGTTCGTAAGAATTCTTTTAATGATAGACAAACCAAGGTCCGAAGTAGCTACTGTAGTGCAGGACTGAACGCTGGTAAAAATGAATGTACCGGTTCCAATTAATAATGCTGCTGCTATAATGTATTTTTTCATTGATCTTTTTCTTATTTTCTCAAATATTGCGCCAAAGGTAAATACTATAACTGTATTAACAAAATATTAAATTCTTCATGCCTATTTGGTGATTTTTTTGTAAAAAGGATAGAATATCAAATTGGATATTTTATCATAAATTAATATTTATAATATACTTTAGTTACCGGAAATCACTTTATTTAGTTTTTTGTTTAATATTTGTTTATTTTTTTTAAATTTTTATGATATCTTAACATTGTTCGATTTTTTTTCTATTTTTACCTAATGTCTTTTTTTGAGATTTTAAATAACTCCACAAAGAGGCATTATAAAATTTGATTGTACGAATAAAATTGAAACTATATGAAACAACGTGATTTAAAGTATTCATGTCTCATTGCGGTTTTATACTTCGGTATGAACGTCAATGCGCAGACTACTCCCAAAGATACTCTCAAAGAGCAGAAGATTGAGGAAGTAGTTTTGATAGGATATGGATCTCAGAAAAAAGAGAATGTGACGGGTAGTATCGCCACAATTAGTGCTAAAGATATAGCAGATAGACCTAACTCAAACCCGATTAGCTCTGTTCAGGGTAAAGTATCAGGTGTTCAGATCTTGAATTCCGGTGCGCCCGGAGCATCACCAAGGGTAGATATTCGAGGTATCGGATCCATAACAGGGAAAACGGTATTTATTGTAGATGGAATGATTACAGATGATATTTCATTCCTGAATCCACAGGATATAGAATCCATGAGTATCCTGAAAGATCCATCCAGTTTAGCCATCTTCGGAGCCAAGGCATCCAACGGAGCGGTTATTATTAAAACAAAAACCGGGAAAGGTAAAAAACCAGTCTTTAATTTCAACTCTTATCTTGGAGTAAAAAAAGTAACCAACGTTCCTAAAATGGTTAATGGCGACCAATACGTTGAGTTATATAATGAAAAGCTACGTAATGAAGGGGTAACAGATCCTACGAAGTTTATATCAAGAAGCAATTATCCTGCTGATACAAATTGGTTTAATGAAGTTCTGGCACCGGGAATTATCAGCTCATCTGATATTTCAGGATCAGGTAGTTTAGGCAAATTGAATTATTTCTTAAGCTTAGGCTATTTGAAAGATGAAGGTACTTTAGAAGCTGGACGTGGAATAAATTCAGGAAATGATTTTGGAAGATTAAATACAAGAATCAATCTTTCTTATAAGATTACTGATAATTTAACGATCGGAGATAACTTCACCTGGACAGATATCCATAACAATAATGCAAACAACCCGTTATTGACGGCTTATAATGCTCCACCGGTATTCTATCCTATCAATCCGAATACTAATAATTACGATTACATTACTTTAGTGAGTGTAACGAACCCAAGAGCAATGCTCGATTTATTCCGTTCAAAAACCAGACAGCAGCGTATGCTGAATAATATTTGGGCTGAATATAAATTCCTTAAAGACTTTACATTAAGAGTTAGCTATACTTCTGATAATACGAATACCAGTAAGTATGAGTTTACCCCTACTGCAACCTATATTCCTTTACCAAACAGGTCTCTTTTGGTAACAAGAGATTCCAGAAACAGAGATTATGTGTGGGATAACACATTATCCTGGAAGAAAAAACTGGGCCAGCATAATATTGAATTACTTGCCGGCTTCTCACGTACTCAAAATTATTATCGTGAAAATTATCTGGAAGCCAGAGATATTATATTTAATGGAGATGATAGCAGTCTTGATATTTCTAAAGGAAATGAAATTTATGCTACTACCATAAGTGCACCGGATGATCCACGTGCTGTTACTCCTTATAAAAAAAGGATAGAATCAACATTTGGAAGACTTAATTATGATTATGCAGGTAAATATCTATTAAATGCTTCGGTACGTAGAGATGGAGCAACAGGTTTCTCTTCTGATGACAGATATAAAGTATTCCCGGCAGTAAGTATAGGTTGGGTAATCTCGAAAGAAGGATTCATGAGTAATCAGAATGTATTTAATTTATTGAAATTAAGAGCAAGCTGGGGGAAACTAGGTAATCCGGAGGTTTCCAGAGATTATGATAATCTTACTAGTATTCTTTCAGGTGGAGCTTATTTTGGTGGGATTGGAAATCCGGCACAAACAGTTACCCGAATTGTAGATCCAACTATTACTTGGGAAACTACTACAGGTCGTGATCTAGGTCTTGAAATGGCTTTGCTTAATAATAAATTAAAAATCGAAGCTACTTATTTTGACAAAGATTCTAAAGATGTAGTTTACGGTATCAACCAGCCTACAACATCCGGAGCAAGTAATGCTAATAACTATGTAACCAATGCATATTCTTTCAATAATAAGGGATTTGAAGGTTCTGTTAGTTATGATGCAAGAGTAAATGATCATATCAAGTTCAGTGTTTTTGGTAATATTACTACTCTAAATAATAAAATTACAAGTGTATATGCAGATTCATATAATCAGCCTGGGGTAAGCCTATTTGGTAACCCTATCATCAGACTTGAGAAAGGACAGGCGGTAGGCTCATACTATGGCTATAATGTTGTGGGAGTATTCCAGAATCAGGCACAGGTGGATGCTGCTCCTACCTATTCATCAGTGAAAAAAACGGTAGGAGGATTTATGTTTGAAGACAGAGACGGAAATGGTGTTATCGATGCTAATGATAAAACGTTCTTAGGCAGCCCGATACCAAAATTCACTTATGGATTTGGATTTAATGTCAATATCTATGATTTTGATGTAGCAATGGACTTCCAGGGAGTATCCGGTAATAAAATTTATAACTACAACAGGGAGCAGAGATTTGGAAACGAAAGCTGGGACTTGGATTTCTATAACAACAGATGGCACGGAGAAGGTACTTCAAATACATATGCTATGACTACCAATGACCAGGGAGTTATTGTTCCGAGCAGCTTTTATGTAGAAAACGGAAGCTTTTTCAGAATCAGAAATATTCAGATAGGATATAATATTCCAAAAAGTGTTTTAGGTACAGCAATCCAGAAGTTACGTTTTTATGCAAGTGCCCAGAACCCGTGGACGAGCTTTAAATATCATGGTTTCTCACCTGAAATCTTGAATACGGATAGGGTACAGATGGGTATAGATAATAACATTTATCCTATATCTGCAATATATACGGTTGGGGTTAATGTAACTTTTTAATTTAATTTTATCATGAAAAAAATAGTATTTTCCATATTCATGCTTTCTGCAGTTTTGAGCTGTAAGAGTGATTATTTAGATATACCTGTTGAAGGAAGAACTGATGCTTCAGAGTTCTTTAAAACAGAAAGTGATGCCATACAGGCTACCAATGCAATTTATAATTTTTTAAGAAGCTGGGAGAATTCGGCATTTCCATATCAGTATCTTTTCGGGGTGCCGGCAGATGATGTACTGAAAGGTTCAAACCCAGGCGATGCTTCTTTTATTAATGCTTACGACCAGTTTACTTTTACAGCGAGTGATGATGGGGTTAAAGGATACTGGGCTGGGCAGTGGCAGGCAATTGCCCGTTGTAACCAGGTCATTTCGAAAGTTCCGGCTATTGAAATGAATACTACGCTAAAAGATAGACTCTTGGCGGAAGCCAGATTTCTACGTGCCTATTTCTACTTTAACTTAGTAAGAATATACGGAGGCGTTCCTATTTTTGACGGTCTTCAGCAAAACTATAATATTCCCAGAAATTCAACAGATGAAGTGTATAACTTTATTATTTCTGATTTAACAGCAGCTTCGCAGGTTTTACCACAGTCTTATGATGCTGCAAATTTAGGTAGAGCAACCAAAGGTGCTGCCTTAGGAATGTTATCAAAAGTATATCTGTATAAAAAAGATTGGCAGAAAGCTTATGATACTTCCAACCAGGTGATTGCCATGGGATATGCATTGGATCCCGATTTCAACCATTTGTTCAGAGTAGCGGGAGAGTTCGGTACAGAATCGGTTTTTGAAGTTGATTGTGCTTGTACATCACAGTATAAAGGAAGCCAGTATTCGCAGGTACAGGGAGCAAAAGATCAGTTCGGCTGGGGCTTTTTTACGCCTTCACAATCCTTAGAAGATGCATTCGAACCCGGAGATATTCGTAAAGAATTAACCATTCTGAGAAACGGAGAAGTTACACCGGAAGGAGATCTTATCAAGGCAAACCCAACCTCCGTTAATACTTATAATCAAAAAGCTTATGTTCCTAAAAGCCAGCAGAATACTGCTTGTGATGACGGATCAGTTCAGAATATCAGAATTTTGAGATTTGCCGAAGTTTTATTAATCAATGCAGAAGCTGCTAATGAACTTGGGAATACAGCAACGGCTATCACAAATCTTAATAAAGTAAGAACAAGAGCGATGTTGCCAAACACTACAGCGTCTTCTCAGGCTGCATTAAGAACAGCTATATGGCATGAACGAAGAGTTGAGCTTGCGATGGAAGGAGACCGTTTTGTAGACCTTGTAAGAACAGGACAGGCTGCGTCAGTACTGGCTCCTTATGGATTTAAAGCCGGTAAGAATGAGCTTTTCCCGATTCCTTTTTTAGAAATAGGACAAAGTAACGGAGTTTTAACGCAAAACCCGGGCTATTAAAATAACCAATAAACTTTAGAGGAGAATGAAAGTTCTCCTCTTCTTTTAGTATAAACAAGGTAAAAAAGATTTCATGAAAAGGACCGTATTATCAATTGCCGTAACATCTTTATTCTTTGCATATTCCTGCAAAAACTCTCAGGCTTCAAAACAGGAAGCTGTTCAGACAAAAGTTGTGAAAAGTAATATTACTGATGAGCAGCTAATGGACAGAGTCCAGAAAGATGCATTAAAGTATTTCTGGGATTACGCTGAGCCCAAATCAATGCTCGGAAGAGAACGGTATCATGAAGATGATATCTATCCGGATAATGATAAGCATGTGATTACTACCGGAGGTTCAGGATTTGGATTGGCAACCCTTCTTGTAGGAGTGGAAAGAGGATTTATTCCGAGACAGGAAGCGGTAAAGAGATTGACCCATATGATGGACTTTCTTGCCAAAGCAGATCGTCATAAAGGAGCCTGGTCACACTGGATCAATGGAGAAACAGGAAAAACAATTCCTTTCGGGAAAAAAGATAATGGGGGTGATCTTGTGGAGACTGCATTTCTTACTTCCGGAATTTTAATGGTCCGTGAATACTTCAAAAACGGAAACACCGAAGAAAAAGCCCTGGCTTCAAAATGTGATGAGCTTTGGAAAGGAATTCAGTGGAACTGGTATACTAAAGGAGGCGAAAAAGTTCTTTACTGGCACTGGTCACCGGAATATCAG
Protein-coding sequences here:
- a CDS encoding SusC/RagA family TonB-linked outer membrane protein; protein product: MKQRDLKYSCLIAVLYFGMNVNAQTTPKDTLKEQKIEEVVLIGYGSQKKENVTGSIATISAKDIADRPNSNPISSVQGKVSGVQILNSGAPGASPRVDIRGIGSITGKTVFIVDGMITDDISFLNPQDIESMSILKDPSSLAIFGAKASNGAVIIKTKTGKGKKPVFNFNSYLGVKKVTNVPKMVNGDQYVELYNEKLRNEGVTDPTKFISRSNYPADTNWFNEVLAPGIISSSDISGSGSLGKLNYFLSLGYLKDEGTLEAGRGINSGNDFGRLNTRINLSYKITDNLTIGDNFTWTDIHNNNANNPLLTAYNAPPVFYPINPNTNNYDYITLVSVTNPRAMLDLFRSKTRQQRMLNNIWAEYKFLKDFTLRVSYTSDNTNTSKYEFTPTATYIPLPNRSLLVTRDSRNRDYVWDNTLSWKKKLGQHNIELLAGFSRTQNYYRENYLEARDIIFNGDDSSLDISKGNEIYATTISAPDDPRAVTPYKKRIESTFGRLNYDYAGKYLLNASVRRDGATGFSSDDRYKVFPAVSIGWVISKEGFMSNQNVFNLLKLRASWGKLGNPEVSRDYDNLTSILSGGAYFGGIGNPAQTVTRIVDPTITWETTTGRDLGLEMALLNNKLKIEATYFDKDSKDVVYGINQPTTSGASNANNYVTNAYSFNNKGFEGSVSYDARVNDHIKFSVFGNITTLNNKITSVYADSYNQPGVSLFGNPIIRLEKGQAVGSYYGYNVVGVFQNQAQVDAAPTYSSVKKTVGGFMFEDRDGNGVIDANDKTFLGSPIPKFTYGFGFNVNIYDFDVAMDFQGVSGNKIYNYNREQRFGNESWDLDFYNNRWHGEGTSNTYAMTTNDQGVIVPSSFYVENGSFFRIRNIQIGYNIPKSVLGTAIQKLRFYASAQNPWTSFKYHGFSPEILNTDRVQMGIDNNIYPISAIYTVGVNVTF
- a CDS encoding RagB/SusD family nutrient uptake outer membrane protein, translating into MKKIVFSIFMLSAVLSCKSDYLDIPVEGRTDASEFFKTESDAIQATNAIYNFLRSWENSAFPYQYLFGVPADDVLKGSNPGDASFINAYDQFTFTASDDGVKGYWAGQWQAIARCNQVISKVPAIEMNTTLKDRLLAEARFLRAYFYFNLVRIYGGVPIFDGLQQNYNIPRNSTDEVYNFIISDLTAASQVLPQSYDAANLGRATKGAALGMLSKVYLYKKDWQKAYDTSNQVIAMGYALDPDFNHLFRVAGEFGTESVFEVDCACTSQYKGSQYSQVQGAKDQFGWGFFTPSQSLEDAFEPGDIRKELTILRNGEVTPEGDLIKANPTSVNTYNQKAYVPKSQQNTACDDGSVQNIRILRFAEVLLINAEAANELGNTATAITNLNKVRTRAMLPNTTASSQAALRTAIWHERRVELAMEGDRFVDLVRTGQAASVLAPYGFKAGKNELFPIPFLEIGQSNGVLTQNPGY
- a CDS encoding deoxynucleoside kinase — its product is MHIAVTGNIGAGKTTLTTMLAKHYGWDAQFEDVDHNPYLEDFYADMSKWSFALQIYFLGSRFRQVKEIRESGKNIIQDRTIYEDAHIFAENLNDMKLLSDRDFNNYVSVFGLMKSFVSAPDLLIYLKSDVPNLVKKIYKRGREYEASISIEYLSKLNQKYEKWISNYTEGKLLVIEVDDLDFVEKPEDFGFILEKIEAELNGLF
- a CDS encoding DUF4197 family protein — translated: MKKYIIAAALLIGTGTFIFTSVQSCTTVATSDLGLSIIKRILTNGIDKGMGIYSNKEAFLQNNMVDKALPKELRDINSTLEKIAPSLVAKERDFIAQAAAYTVNTSKPILQSAVNSLNAQDVTRIIQGTTATQILKEKTSQQLVAAIAPKVDEKLNEYGIAKTINTALSGNNLLGSLLGGSNSNVNAGGLSKLASEQLVNGLFYIIEDYEHQNSKALLGPLGK
- a CDS encoding DUF493 domain-containing protein encodes the protein MDILQGNQHANPEEFYVSLKEKLEGHHDFPEDYLFKFIIPTDEAKLTEIYKVFDGIKFTLGNRESKNGKYTACNINAFVLDADQVVNIYKEVAKIEGVILL
- a CDS encoding glutaminyl-peptide cyclotransferase → MKKNIIVGLAVVLMLASCNKDEKILNTLNEYNNSMTEKGYHFGDKLELPKEVTENAESISISFGDKETSSLTVDPKFFTLGDNAVTFNIKTKGGKVLNQDATINVFAKNPEKSITYQIVAEYPHDPKNFVQGFQIEGNTIYESDGQNGSSQILKYTLGTTTPLASTKQAQEDFSEGSTIVGDKVYQLTWQSKKGYIYDKSSLKLLSEFPYPNVLGEGWGLTYDGKNLIASDGSKLLYFLDANNPSKLIKYIAVAGSSQIYDQLNELEYHNGFIYANVWQKPVVLKINPATGEVVGTFDFTDIAKQNTKGSDDVLNGIAFKGENMLVTGKNWSKIYEVQIK
- a CDS encoding arsenate reductase family protein, which produces MMVKVLHNGNCSKSNAVLEYLDENGVPFEIINIVEDPLSVLEIKTVLKKLNQSVFHMIRKTDKLYTENYADKNYSEEEWIKILSENPSLIQRPILIKGSVAMLGRPIENVKFFIEK